In one window of Synechococcus sp. M16CYN DNA:
- a CDS encoding FGGY-family carbohydrate kinase yields MNVLVLGIDLGTSGVRVAVLDQKKSLRYSQSISYNVGLSRSEDWIQSCSKLIKGIPFDQRRRIRAVAVDGTSGTLLACDEQGVACGPALGYWQTCRGYEQQLQELAPEGGPAASSSGSLARALHLTKMYGSSTLLRHQADWISGWLLNDWRWGEASNNFRLGWNPENSCWLNSLSEQVWQNRLPTIRSSGIRLGTIARARAKELRLPADLQVCTGTTDSNAAVLAAEPGEDDGVTVLGTTLAMKRFTKHPVQGQGVTNHYIRGKWLCGGSSNAGAGVLRRFFTDTQLNELSRQINPESDSNLVFRPLPRPGERFPVDDPTLQPILEPRPTSDALYLHGLLEGLAEIEAQGWETLACLGANRPKRVISLGGGARNPQWRRIRERRLGCPVITCNQPPAAGVARLALSDGQGQTID; encoded by the coding sequence ATGAATGTTTTGGTGCTTGGCATCGATTTGGGTACTAGTGGTGTTCGTGTTGCCGTCCTTGATCAGAAGAAATCTCTCCGATACTCACAATCCATCTCTTATAACGTTGGTCTAAGCAGATCCGAAGACTGGATACAGAGTTGCTCAAAGCTAATCAAGGGGATCCCCTTTGACCAACGACGTAGAATTAGGGCCGTCGCAGTTGATGGTACATCGGGCACTTTGCTCGCTTGTGATGAGCAGGGAGTGGCCTGTGGACCTGCTCTAGGCTATTGGCAGACTTGTCGGGGGTATGAGCAGCAGCTGCAGGAGCTAGCACCGGAAGGAGGCCCCGCTGCAAGTAGCAGTGGCAGCTTGGCACGTGCACTTCACTTAACCAAAATGTATGGCTCATCCACGCTCCTACGTCACCAGGCGGATTGGATCAGTGGCTGGCTTTTAAATGACTGGAGATGGGGCGAAGCAAGCAACAACTTCCGCTTGGGATGGAACCCAGAAAATAGTTGCTGGCTTAATTCACTCTCTGAACAAGTATGGCAGAACCGACTGCCCACCATTCGCTCCAGCGGCATTAGGCTGGGGACAATAGCGAGAGCAAGAGCAAAAGAGCTTCGACTTCCTGCTGATCTTCAAGTCTGCACTGGCACGACGGATTCTAATGCCGCGGTGTTAGCCGCAGAACCCGGTGAAGATGACGGCGTTACAGTTTTGGGAACTACCCTAGCGATGAAACGTTTCACAAAGCACCCAGTTCAAGGGCAAGGCGTAACAAATCACTACATCAGAGGAAAATGGCTCTGTGGCGGCTCATCCAATGCTGGAGCAGGCGTGTTGCGTCGATTCTTTACCGATACGCAGCTAAACGAACTCAGTCGCCAAATCAATCCCGAAAGTGATAGTAACTTGGTATTTCGCCCACTGCCCCGACCCGGGGAAAGGTTCCCGGTGGATGATCCGACCCTGCAGCCAATACTGGAACCACGCCCCACAAGTGACGCACTGTATCTTCATGGTTTGTTAGAAGGACTTGCCGAAATCGAGGCACAAGGCTGGGAAACCTTGGCATGTTTAGGAGCGAATCGCCCCAAGAGAGTGATCAGCCTTGGAGGTGGGGCACGCAATCCGCAGTGGCGGAGGATCAGAGAGCGTCGTTTGGGCTGTCCAGTAATCACCTGTAATCAGCCGCCTGCAGCAGGAGTAGCTCGATTAGCTCTTAGCGATGGCCAAGGTCAAACAATCGACTAA
- the metK gene encoding methionine adenosyltransferase, with translation MSRYVFTSESVTEGHPDKICDQVSDAILDALLSQDPSSRVACETVVNTGLCMIMGEVTSKARVDFIRLVRDVIKEIGYSEARASGFDASSCSVLVALDQQSPDIAKGVNEAGDHVGDPFSKVGAGDQGIMFGYACNETPELMPLPISLAHRLARRLAEVRHDRTLDYLLPDGKTQVSVVYENGQPVAIDTILISTQHTAEVGGMSDEQAIRRYITEDLWIHVVIPAISGLNLDLETNRKNTKYLVNPTGKFVVGGPQGDVGLTGRKIIVDTYGGYARHGGGAFSGKDPTKVDRSAAYAARFVAKALVASGLTKRAEVQLSYAIGIAKPVSVLVESFGTGKASNEDLAALVQRHFDPRPGAIIENFGLRHLPQQRGGRFYQNTAVYGHFGRNDLNLPWEDVDAKAEELRKA, from the coding sequence ATGAGCCGTTACGTCTTCACTTCGGAATCTGTTACCGAAGGCCATCCGGACAAAATTTGCGATCAGGTAAGTGATGCCATCCTGGACGCTTTACTCTCACAAGACCCTAGCAGTCGTGTGGCCTGCGAAACAGTTGTAAATACTGGCCTTTGCATGATTATGGGTGAGGTAACCTCAAAAGCGAGAGTGGATTTTATCCGTCTCGTTCGGGATGTGATCAAAGAAATCGGATATAGCGAAGCCCGAGCAAGCGGATTCGATGCTAGCAGCTGCTCTGTGCTTGTGGCATTGGATCAGCAATCTCCAGACATTGCTAAGGGTGTGAATGAAGCAGGTGACCATGTTGGTGATCCTTTCAGCAAGGTTGGTGCCGGTGATCAGGGGATTATGTTCGGTTACGCCTGTAATGAGACTCCAGAATTGATGCCGTTGCCTATCAGTTTGGCGCACCGCTTAGCACGTCGCCTTGCTGAAGTGCGCCACGACAGAACCCTCGACTATCTCCTACCTGATGGTAAAACCCAAGTCAGCGTGGTTTACGAGAACGGTCAACCCGTCGCCATTGACACAATTCTAATTTCTACTCAGCACACTGCAGAAGTGGGCGGAATGAGCGACGAGCAAGCTATTCGCAGGTATATCACTGAAGACCTCTGGATCCATGTGGTAATTCCTGCTATTTCCGGTCTCAACCTCGACCTCGAGACCAATCGAAAAAACACTAAATACCTCGTCAACCCTACAGGCAAGTTTGTCGTGGGTGGCCCTCAAGGGGACGTTGGTCTCACCGGACGCAAAATCATCGTAGACACCTACGGTGGCTACGCTCGCCATGGTGGTGGCGCTTTTTCTGGCAAAGATCCTACTAAGGTGGATCGCTCAGCTGCCTACGCTGCGCGCTTTGTTGCCAAAGCTCTTGTAGCCTCTGGTCTAACTAAACGGGCTGAGGTTCAGCTAAGCTACGCAATCGGTATTGCCAAACCCGTTTCAGTTCTAGTGGAATCTTTTGGCACCGGAAAGGCATCTAATGAAGATCTAGCTGCCCTTGTTCAAAGGCATTTTGATCCACGTCCAGGCGCCATTATCGAAAACTTTGGATTGCGTCATTTACCTCAACAACGCGGCGGGCGCTTTTACCAAAACACCGCGGTCTATGGACACTTTGGCCGCAATGATCTCAATCTTCCCTGGGAAGACGTCGACGCAAAAGCGGAAGAACTGCGCAAGGCCTGA
- a CDS encoding HAD-IA family hydrolase, which produces MATLLLKGQPIGTVDGVLFDKDGTLCHSEPYLLDLFERRVSVIRDLWIQYKGSSNLDQLEITLRKAFGLRGGALHPGGTLAVATRQDNLISTATILCIFGSSWPEAIALANICFKQVDQQHDNGGDSRRLLTGAKALLEKLARASIQNAVISNDTTVAIQAFLRNQDINSLIVDCWSADNRPRKPDPNAVRQLCTRLNLAPYQCALIGDAETDLEMAKGAGIGCIIGYFGGWQLNPDLPSAIHRLDHWNELDLEADL; this is translated from the coding sequence ATGGCTACCTTACTGCTAAAGGGACAGCCCATTGGTACGGTTGACGGGGTGCTGTTTGACAAAGACGGCACCCTCTGCCATAGCGAGCCATATCTCCTTGACTTGTTTGAGCGAAGGGTTAGCGTAATTCGGGATCTCTGGATCCAATACAAAGGGTCTTCTAATCTTGATCAACTTGAGATCACTTTACGTAAAGCCTTTGGACTTCGAGGAGGAGCACTTCATCCAGGAGGAACCCTTGCCGTAGCAACTCGCCAGGATAATCTCATCTCAACAGCGACCATTTTATGCATTTTTGGTTCTAGCTGGCCTGAAGCTATTGCTTTAGCAAATATCTGTTTTAAACAAGTTGATCAGCAGCACGATAATGGTGGGGACTCGCGTCGGCTATTAACAGGCGCAAAAGCACTGCTGGAAAAGTTAGCTCGTGCATCCATCCAGAACGCAGTGATCAGCAATGATACCACTGTAGCGATTCAAGCCTTTCTGCGAAATCAAGACATTAATTCACTCATCGTCGACTGCTGGAGTGCCGATAATCGACCAAGAAAACCAGATCCGAATGCAGTGCGACAACTCTGTACTCGCCTCAATCTTGCTCCGTATCAGTGCGCTTTGATCGGCGATGCGGAGACAGATTTAGAGATGGCGAAGGGGGCCGGTATTGGCTGCATCATTGGTTACTTTGGCGGATGGCAGTTGAATCCCGATCTACCTTCTGCGATCCATCGGTTAGATCATTGGAATGAGCTTGATCTTGAAGCTGACTTGTAA
- a CDS encoding 30S ribosomal protein S1, with protein MTATPIEEQTQDLSSATSTAAVSAVAAVDSVVTTEQVFEIEELGLPEDVPTADDPSNRANRNNLEDAGFTLDEFALLLSKYDYNFKPGDVVNGTVFALESKGAMIDIGAKTAAFMPLQEVSINRVEDLGDVLQPGEIREFFIMSEENEDGQLALSIRRIEYQRAWERVRQLQKEDATIYSEVFATNRGGALVRVEGLRGFIPGSHISTRKPKEELVADFLPLKFLEVDEERNRLVLSHRRALVERKMNRLEVGEVVVGAVRGIKPYGAFIDIGGVSGLLHISEISHEHIETPHSVLNVNDQMKVMIIDLDAERGRISLSTKALEPEPGDMLTDPQKVFDKAEEMAARYKQMLQEQAEEGEDPISSMMI; from the coding sequence ATGACCGCAACGCCCATTGAAGAGCAGACCCAAGATCTCAGCAGCGCAACATCAACCGCAGCAGTCTCTGCTGTTGCCGCGGTAGATAGTGTTGTTACTACTGAGCAAGTATTCGAAATAGAAGAACTGGGTCTCCCTGAAGATGTTCCGACAGCTGATGATCCCAGCAACAGGGCCAACCGCAACAATCTCGAGGATGCCGGTTTTACTTTAGATGAGTTTGCGTTATTGCTCAGTAAATACGACTATAATTTTAAACCCGGCGATGTTGTTAACGGTACTGTCTTTGCGCTGGAATCTAAAGGCGCTATGATTGATATAGGAGCAAAGACAGCAGCTTTTATGCCTCTACAAGAGGTGTCGATTAATCGGGTAGAAGATTTAGGTGATGTTCTCCAACCTGGAGAAATCCGTGAATTCTTCATCATGAGCGAAGAAAATGAAGACGGACAGCTAGCGCTTTCCATTCGAAGGATAGAATATCAACGCGCCTGGGAACGGGTTCGCCAGCTTCAGAAAGAAGACGCTACGATCTATTCGGAAGTATTTGCAACCAATCGCGGTGGTGCATTAGTTCGCGTCGAAGGATTACGTGGCTTTATTCCTGGCTCTCATATCAGTACACGCAAGCCAAAAGAAGAGCTAGTCGCCGACTTCCTTCCACTTAAATTTCTTGAAGTGGATGAAGAGCGCAACCGTTTGGTCTTGAGTCATCGCCGCGCCTTAGTAGAGCGCAAGATGAATCGCTTGGAAGTGGGTGAAGTAGTAGTTGGCGCGGTTCGTGGTATTAAGCCTTATGGCGCCTTTATCGATATAGGCGGCGTAAGTGGGTTGTTGCACATCTCTGAAATTAGTCACGAGCACATTGAAACACCCCATTCGGTTCTGAATGTGAATGACCAAATGAAAGTGATGATAATTGATCTTGATGCGGAGCGAGGTCGCATTTCCCTTTCTACCAAAGCTCTTGAACCTGAACCGGGTGACATGCTTACTGATCCTCAGAAGGTATTTGACAAGGCTGAGGAAATGGCTGCTCGCTACAAACAGATGCTTCAAGAACAAGCCGAAGAAGGAGAAGATCCAATCAGCTCGATGATGATTTGA
- the nrdR gene encoding transcriptional regulator NrdR has translation MQCPSCQNTDSRVLESRAADGGRSVRRRRECLNCDFRFTTYERVETVPIMVIKRDGSREIFNRNKVLHGLNRACDKIRLDESRIENLVEHLELHLQQRAEKEIASAEIGELILEGLKQINEVAYIRFASVYRQFRGIDDFVSTLETMNTEQGHLAAVV, from the coding sequence TTGCAGTGTCCCTCTTGCCAAAACACAGATAGCCGAGTCCTTGAATCCAGGGCTGCAGATGGTGGGCGCAGTGTGCGACGTCGTCGGGAGTGTCTCAATTGTGATTTTAGATTCACTACCTATGAACGAGTTGAAACTGTTCCAATCATGGTTATCAAACGCGATGGGAGCAGAGAAATCTTCAATCGCAATAAAGTACTTCACGGTCTGAACCGTGCTTGCGATAAAATAAGGCTTGATGAGTCACGGATCGAAAATCTAGTCGAGCACTTGGAGCTACACCTTCAGCAACGTGCAGAGAAAGAGATCGCAAGCGCTGAGATTGGCGAACTGATTCTAGAAGGACTCAAACAGATCAATGAAGTTGCTTATATCCGCTTTGCCTCTGTTTATCGACAGTTTCGCGGTATTGACGATTTCGTTTCCACCCTTGAAACAATGAATACTGAACAAGGGCACCTGGCCGCAGTGGTTTGA
- a CDS encoding photosystem II reaction center protein T, with protein sequence MESFAYVLILFFAIATLFFAIAFRDPPKIGK encoded by the coding sequence ATGGAAAGCTTCGCTTACGTCCTCATACTCTTTTTTGCAATTGCGACATTATTCTTTGCCATCGCCTTTCGCGATCCGCCAAAGATCGGTAAGTAA
- the psbB gene encoding photosystem II chlorophyll-binding protein CP47, whose product MGLPWYRVHTVVINDPGRLLAVHLMHTALVAGWAGSMALYELAIFDPSDAILNPMWRQGMFVMPFMSRLGVTGSWGGWSITGETGVDPGFWSFEGVAAAHIVFSGLLMLAAIWHWTYWDLEIWQDPRTGEPALDLPKIFGIHLLLAGLGCFGFGAFHLTGVFGPGMWISDPYGITGHLQAVQPSWGPEGFNPFNPGGIVAHHIAAGIVGIIAGIFHITTRPPERLYKALRMGNIETVLASAIAAVFFAAFIVAGTMWYGSAATPVELFGPTRYQWDQGYFKSEINRRVEVAMDNGATRGEAFASIPEKLAFYDYVGNSPAKGGLFRVGPMVNGDGLATSWLGHVVFTDGNGRELQVRRLPNFFENFPVVLEDEQGIVRADIPFRRAEAKYSFEQQGVTAQVFGGALDGQQFADPADVKRLARKSQLGEAFDFDRDTYQSDGVFRSSPRGWFTFGHATFALLFFFGHIWHGARTLYRDVFAGIDPDLGDQVEFGLFAKLGDRSTRRLPEGYLPPAGTPLN is encoded by the coding sequence ATGGGATTGCCCTGGTATCGGGTGCACACCGTCGTCATTAATGACCCGGGTCGCCTTTTGGCTGTGCACCTCATGCATACAGCTCTGGTTGCCGGCTGGGCCGGCTCCATGGCCTTGTACGAATTGGCCATCTTTGACCCGTCTGACGCTATCTTGAATCCGATGTGGCGTCAGGGCATGTTCGTGATGCCTTTCATGTCCCGCCTAGGAGTCACCGGTAGCTGGGGTGGTTGGAGCATCACTGGTGAAACCGGGGTTGACCCAGGTTTTTGGAGTTTCGAAGGTGTTGCTGCCGCCCACATAGTTTTTTCTGGTCTGCTAATGCTGGCCGCCATCTGGCATTGGACTTACTGGGATCTTGAAATCTGGCAGGACCCTAGAACCGGAGAACCTGCGCTTGATCTACCCAAGATTTTCGGTATCCATCTTCTACTGGCTGGTCTTGGCTGTTTTGGATTTGGAGCTTTTCACCTCACGGGAGTGTTTGGGCCTGGCATGTGGATATCAGATCCATATGGTATTACAGGTCACTTGCAAGCTGTGCAGCCTTCTTGGGGGCCGGAAGGATTCAATCCTTTTAACCCCGGAGGCATCGTTGCACACCACATAGCTGCAGGAATTGTCGGAATCATTGCTGGAATTTTCCACATTACAACCCGTCCCCCTGAGCGTCTTTATAAAGCTCTGAGAATGGGCAATATTGAAACCGTTTTAGCTAGCGCAATTGCAGCAGTATTCTTCGCCGCATTCATCGTAGCAGGGACTATGTGGTACGGCTCTGCCGCCACCCCCGTTGAACTTTTTGGTCCTACTCGATACCAATGGGATCAGGGTTATTTCAAATCGGAAATTAATCGTCGTGTTGAAGTTGCTATGGATAACGGCGCTACTCGAGGAGAAGCTTTTGCTTCGATTCCCGAAAAGCTAGCGTTTTATGATTACGTCGGTAACAGCCCAGCGAAAGGTGGCTTGTTCCGAGTTGGCCCCATGGTGAATGGCGATGGTCTAGCTACATCCTGGCTTGGTCATGTCGTGTTTACCGACGGCAACGGCCGTGAACTTCAAGTGCGACGTTTACCTAACTTTTTCGAGAACTTCCCGGTCGTTTTGGAAGACGAACAAGGAATTGTTCGTGCTGATATTCCTTTTCGACGCGCTGAAGCCAAGTACTCTTTTGAGCAGCAAGGAGTTACCGCTCAGGTATTCGGCGGAGCACTTGATGGCCAGCAATTTGCTGATCCTGCAGACGTGAAACGCTTGGCACGTAAATCTCAGTTGGGTGAAGCGTTCGACTTTGACCGTGACACCTACCAGTCCGATGGTGTTTTCCGTAGCTCACCTCGCGGATGGTTCACCTTTGGACACGCGACCTTCGCGCTTCTTTTCTTCTTTGGTCATATTTGGCACGGTGCTCGCACCCTGTATCGCGATGTGTTCGCGGGTATTGACCCAGACCTGGGTGATCAAGTTGAGTTCGGCTTGTTCGCCAAATTAGGAGACAGATCCACACGCCGTTTGCCTGAGGGATACCTACCTCCAGCGGGGACACCTCTTAATTGA
- a CDS encoding 2Fe-2S iron-sulfur cluster-binding protein: protein MPAIRFVREGRDVECYPGENLREVALRERIELYGLKGQLGNCGGCGQCSTCFVAVIDGSDADALTARTPVEDNKLRRRPQDWRLACQALVEKSLLVLTRPQVRLPEAKARLAAARQAPLPTGPIAWPTSPNSEPESEKDMVGNDSDEKVSGATANEEA, encoded by the coding sequence ATGCCGGCAATCCGTTTTGTTCGTGAAGGTCGTGACGTGGAGTGCTACCCCGGAGAAAATCTACGTGAAGTAGCCCTACGTGAACGCATCGAGCTTTACGGTCTTAAAGGTCAGCTTGGTAACTGCGGTGGATGCGGTCAGTGCAGCACCTGCTTTGTTGCCGTCATTGATGGGAGCGATGCTGATGCTTTGACGGCTCGCACTCCTGTAGAAGACAACAAGCTTCGTCGCCGCCCTCAAGATTGGCGCTTGGCCTGTCAAGCGCTTGTTGAAAAATCGCTTTTGGTGTTGACCCGTCCTCAAGTGCGCTTACCAGAAGCAAAAGCCCGCCTTGCAGCTGCTCGTCAAGCTCCTTTACCCACAGGACCTATTGCCTGGCCAACTTCTCCCAATAGCGAGCCTGAAAGTGAAAAAGACATGGTCGGAAACGACTCTGATGAGAAAGTTTCGGGTGCTACCGCCAATGAAGAGGCATAA
- the psbM gene encoding photosystem II reaction center protein PsbM — METNDLGFVASLMFILVPAIFLIILYIGTNRSES, encoded by the coding sequence ATGGAAACCAACGATCTCGGATTCGTCGCCAGCCTCATGTTCATTCTGGTTCCGGCGATCTTCCTGATCATCCTCTACATCGGTACAAATCGCAGCGAGAGCTGA
- a CDS encoding universal stress protein: MFRNLLIADSGKGHVEEMIRMLQDISSIKAARVNLLHVVPEQSQAGFEKHRNDAQCILDRAISLMGLEPRSARTLVREGDIKQVVLKVADELDADLIVMGSRGLGRLQSILANSTSQYVFQLSTRPMLLVRDDLYIRHINRVMVTIDGTGVSDDAIRVACQLVNDIPGGTLTGVHVVRQEPTPSREGRTENNDNVLDAAVQKARGLGVGIKTIRAQGTNVGRCVCTAAKSVNADLLVIASQDRRPLVARGLVDLDKLLGGSISDYIRVHAPAPVLLVREPERR; the protein is encoded by the coding sequence ATGTTTAGAAACTTGCTTATTGCTGATTCAGGTAAGGGCCACGTAGAAGAAATGATCCGCATGTTGCAGGACATCTCCAGCATAAAAGCAGCGCGCGTAAATTTGCTGCATGTCGTGCCAGAGCAAAGCCAAGCAGGCTTCGAGAAACACCGTAATGACGCTCAATGCATTCTCGACAGAGCGATCAGCCTCATGGGCCTTGAACCTAGATCTGCCCGAACCCTAGTTCGTGAGGGTGACATCAAACAAGTAGTGCTCAAGGTGGCCGATGAGTTAGATGCCGACTTAATTGTGATGGGATCGAGAGGACTTGGACGCCTTCAGTCTATCCTCGCCAACAGCACCAGTCAGTATGTTTTTCAACTTTCTACTAGACCGATGCTGCTCGTAAGAGATGACTTGTACATACGTCACATCAACCGAGTGATGGTGACAATTGACGGCACCGGAGTGAGTGACGATGCTATTCGAGTCGCTTGCCAGTTAGTGAACGATATACCTGGCGGAACCTTGACCGGTGTGCATGTGGTGAGACAAGAACCAACCCCATCCCGGGAAGGACGAACCGAGAATAACGACAACGTACTCGATGCGGCAGTTCAAAAAGCGCGGGGTCTGGGAGTAGGCATCAAAACCATCCGTGCCCAAGGGACCAATGTGGGCCGCTGCGTGTGTACAGCAGCCAAAAGCGTAAATGCTGACCTACTCGTAATTGCATCACAAGACCGTCGTCCCCTTGTGGCACGTGGACTTGTCGACCTCGACAAGCTGCTCGGGGGATCTATCAGCGATTACATCCGTGTCCACGCTCCTGCTCCGGTTTTGCTTGTCCGTGAACCAGAACGTCGTTAA
- the prmC gene encoding peptide chain release factor N(5)-glutamine methyltransferase, which yields MASQLLASTDLLNWRRHQLQRGGRAADLDWLLDLGAGVSRSVLQRLLLDPEGEETVPVQKSLSKLEKLWLRHLEYSQPLQHLVGVCPWRDLLLEVSHAALIPRQETEILVDLALAHAVKRPPRCWADLGTGSGAIAVSLCRAWPHSEGHAVDLSSGALSLAKRNLQALAPQHKCRIHRGSWWTPLRPSWGQIEMVISNPPYIPQPLMSGLDPVVRDHEPHIALVGGEDGLDAIRSLLADAPRALAPNGVLLLEHHYDQSERVRNLMLASGLVNVTAASDLEGVLRFALGQRDSRSVP from the coding sequence ATGGCATCGCAGCTTCTTGCTAGTACAGACCTGCTGAATTGGCGTCGCCATCAACTTCAGCGTGGGGGGCGTGCTGCAGATCTTGACTGGCTATTGGATCTTGGTGCCGGAGTATCCCGTTCTGTTTTGCAGCGACTTCTATTGGACCCTGAAGGAGAAGAAACTGTGCCCGTGCAGAAATCATTGAGCAAGCTGGAAAAGCTCTGGTTGCGCCATCTTGAGTATTCCCAGCCGCTTCAGCATTTGGTTGGTGTTTGTCCTTGGCGCGACCTACTGCTGGAGGTATCACACGCGGCCTTAATTCCTCGTCAAGAGACTGAGATTCTAGTGGACTTGGCCTTAGCTCATGCGGTGAAGCGACCACCGCGATGTTGGGCTGACTTGGGAACGGGTTCAGGTGCTATCGCTGTCAGCTTGTGCAGAGCCTGGCCCCATTCGGAAGGACATGCAGTGGATTTAAGTAGTGGTGCTTTATCGCTGGCAAAGCGCAACCTCCAGGCCTTAGCACCCCAACACAAATGTAGAATTCATCGCGGATCTTGGTGGACTCCATTACGCCCTTCATGGGGGCAAATTGAAATGGTGATTAGCAATCCTCCCTACATTCCCCAACCGCTAATGAGTGGGCTAGATCCAGTGGTGCGTGATCATGAGCCACACATCGCATTAGTAGGCGGAGAGGATGGCCTTGATGCGATCCGTTCTCTTCTTGCCGATGCACCGCGCGCTCTAGCTCCTAATGGGGTGTTATTGCTGGAACATCACTATGATCAAAGTGAGCGGGTTCGGAACTTGATGCTGGCATCTGGGCTGGTGAACGTCACCGCCGCTTCTGATCTTGAGGGGGTGTTGCGTTTTGCTTTGGGGCAGCGAGATTCGCGATCGGTCCCATGA
- a CDS encoding L-threonylcarbamoyladenylate synthase, translating to MTVPLNPIMLGPTSLVRHLQASEVVIIPTDTLPGLAVLPEYAQRIWEFKQRPADKPLILMGATADALLCEVDPVCYDDARALAEQHWPGALTLVLPAQGNYVDHLNPGGVNLGCRLPACSMTRELLTLSGPLATSSANLSGKPAATNAFEAAQWFPAVAQLGPQPWPLHSGQASTILIWTGLHRWHVARHGAVMPEGLNEAE from the coding sequence ATGACCGTTCCTTTGAATCCAATCATGCTCGGCCCTACGTCTTTAGTGCGCCATTTACAAGCTTCTGAAGTAGTTATCATTCCGACAGATACATTGCCTGGATTGGCTGTTCTGCCTGAATATGCCCAGCGAATTTGGGAGTTCAAACAACGGCCTGCTGATAAACCACTGATTTTGATGGGAGCGACAGCTGATGCTCTCTTATGCGAAGTCGATCCTGTTTGCTACGACGATGCCAGGGCTCTGGCGGAACAGCATTGGCCTGGTGCACTTACTTTAGTGCTCCCAGCACAGGGAAATTACGTGGACCATCTTAATCCTGGTGGTGTCAACCTTGGATGTCGTCTCCCGGCCTGTTCAATGACACGGGAATTGCTTACTTTGAGTGGTCCTCTTGCCACCAGCAGTGCAAATCTATCTGGTAAGCCTGCCGCCACTAATGCCTTTGAGGCTGCTCAATGGTTTCCGGCTGTTGCTCAGCTTGGACCACAGCCCTGGCCATTGCATTCTGGCCAGGCCAGCACCATCTTGATCTGGACAGGTTTACACCGTTGGCACGTTGCACGCCATGGTGCTGTGATGCCGGAAGGATTGAATGAAGCGGAATGA
- the minE gene encoding cell division topological specificity factor MinE: MTVKDFIDKLLGRQDSSASTAKRRLRLMLAYDRSDLSPELLEQMRREIFEVVARYVEIDIEEGEVSLETEDRVTTLVANLPIRGSSCSGIRR, from the coding sequence ATGACTGTCAAAGATTTCATCGACAAACTACTGGGCCGCCAGGACTCCAGCGCTAGTACAGCTAAGCGGCGCTTACGCCTTATGCTAGCTTACGATCGCAGCGATCTTAGTCCAGAGCTGCTGGAGCAGATGCGTCGCGAGATCTTTGAAGTTGTAGCTCGTTATGTTGAGATCGATATCGAAGAAGGTGAGGTGAGCCTCGAAACCGAGGACCGTGTGACCACCCTTGTGGCAAATCTTCCAATTCGAGGATCAAGCTGTTCGGGTATTCGGCGATAA